The Ricinus communis isolate WT05 ecotype wild-type chromosome 8, ASM1957865v1, whole genome shotgun sequence sequence aaaattaaatcttttaattaatgaCGTTAATTTTAActactatttaaaattagttatttattcgtaaaaaaatagaaatttgataataagtgATTTTTATACCAACTATTGAACGGTTAGctattaaactaaaagaaaataagtaaaGATTCTTAGTTTTAAAGGTAAAAGGCATAAGATATGCACTttacttttagttttctaaataaaattttaaactgggtaataaaattgaaaacttGACAATGACTTCCAATCTAATCCTTTTCTCATgaaatatcaatataaatggtttcaaaaaaaaatcaacataaataaaaaaagataatagagGAAAACTTGATCCACACCctttttttctattgaatTACTATAATAAACCACCAAACacgaaaattaataaacaaattaagtGGTGTCTTCTTTATAGGAAAAGAAACacaaaagaacaaactaaAAGAAAGTAGAGCTAACgctagaaaatataataaaatacaagGAGCAAATTGCAAAGAACTGTACAATACAAGGGCATAGAAAGATACATGACTTGTACTAATGACACGTGCACATTGTTCATGTGTATAAAAGAAACCGCGAGGAAAAAATTGGCGCGCAGATTTAGGAAAAATAGTATTGAATTGAAAAGATAATAAACGAATTTTCGTAACGGacttttaaaagagaaaaagcgGATAATGCCACCGTTACTTCGTCAGAAgcggttttttcttttttcttttttctagaGAAAAgatgtcaaaataaatatttaattttaaaacgGGGCAGTTAAAATTGCGGATAAGGAGATTTCTAGAAACGGGTTTACACGTGGCTGAAGGATATTGTGTTAGAAAATTTATGGTCATTGTGTTTGTTTTTTTGGTTGTCCTGATAAACGGATCCTTATTAAGCTGCTTGAAAATGGTGGATTAAGGATTAATTAGAGGATAATGAAGACAACATCTTAATCATTGTCTTGCAATTCgctaaaataattagataaaaataaagttcaaaGATAAACACATGTTAATTACTCTTAATtccttaattattttctttttagcagGAGATGTAGGggatttcaattttattttttattttgaatgtatTTCTCTTTAACAAATGTTAATATAAATCGGATTATATCATGAATTAGTCATATATGTGTTTctctattataaaataagtcatttaaaaaaaattatttcaaaagaaaattttatttcaagaaatgaaatttaataaatagtcattatttcttttctatttttaccCTTCATTAGgagtaaaaataagaataaaataaggtaacataagaatataatagagtaaaattgtgttttattttaaatattttaataaaatataaatttatattaataaaaatatttattaatgtgaTTTTTGTCCgacataattttaaataattcatcTTGATTCATTTACAtctctaataatataaattaaataatagagaTCAAATTGCTATTTCCTGTGAATTTTTATAAGcacaaaatctattttttgaaaataaaaatggcgTACGAGAAGTTGGGTGATGATGTATTAGGTCTTATccattttcatataaatagagacagaaaataattttggaTGGGGCCAAATTCCACGTGGTCAAAAGTGAAACCCATtaccattttcattttcatgcaGAGAAAAATCAATTAACCGTACCATTGAGAAAATACAAACAATTGGGGCTGCCCAAATAATACTACATTCATTGTACATACAGTTTCATCTCCAATTTCAATCTTATAAATGTTTCTAACTTGCTGTGGCAAGAACATTCATCTGGGTCACTTCCATTTGCATTAATTTCTTCAATCTTAGCTAATTAGGTTTCAATTGATTCAAAAGGCTGAAGGGTttagggaaaaaagaaagattaaaattcaaatttctaactaccaaaaatttaaaaataaaaaacttatttcttttttatttattttcaggtgtttttttttaatgtataaaAAAGACAGAAACTATTTGTATATGTACTAACAAATAACAATACTGTTATTCAAATTGAGGATGGCAACTTTTCTgtcaataaatgaatgaatcaaatttttcagatattaatttattcttctctggatataataatttaaagaagaaatatctttaaaatatcctaatatactataaaaaTGCAAGTTGAAGGCATTGCTAAATCCAGATTTTATCAATCTACTTcttatatgaaatataaacatttatcattatttaaattcaactttaattttaatatttgaatcggtgctgaaaatagaaaaaaaaaaattaaagagccaaaataataagataaaacccaaaaaagaaacTTGATTTTCTTCTTGGCCAGTAGGCCTTTGGATAATTGAAAGAAGCATGAATAAGCAAAGTCGTCCCATTCACATACCCGCCGCCCCTTACAGTGATGCCTTGTTTTGTCACATAGAAAATTTCAAAACAAGGTTCAATCAAGAAACATGATTCACTACTTCTTCATACCTTCACATcaatagatattttttatatataaaaaaaatcttattcaGTATTATTCCTAAGGAGATaggaatataatttaaatccataataataataataataatggagAAGAGAAATACATCACTATCATAAACcaaatgaaaaaacaattattgatttattacacttttataggaaagaaaacaattaGGGAGTGGTCTGATTGACATTTTAGAttcttaataatttcaattcttataatttatactttttagttcttattgttttctttaaaagcttacaattatttatatattaaaacgTATCTTAGGGGAATAGGtcaaattttgataattatggttatcatttgttttttaattgataatggTCTCTATTTTTCTAGCAAATAATAGTTTTATGGGTTTggtatttcaattttcaactATTTCTATTATCTATATGGACTTCTGACTTGTCAGGTTGTACATTGCTATTACAAAGATTCAAAGAGGTTTCTTTTGACTCACTCCaagtcaaataaaattaaattcaaggAATGGTAAAAGcaactaatttttctttcttaaaaagaaaagaaagatgtgaaaaaatatatatatatatattcaatttctCCGTCACAAATAGAACGCTTCATCTCTCATGCCGTGAAAATCATACTGGAGttctttaaacaaaataaatataatataataagaagaaacttattagaaaaaaaaaagacaaaagaataaattaaatacaattctgaatatgtaattttatttttaaataaatataaaaattttaaaatttataaatgaactttataaaatattttgaatctAATGCAGTAATCAAATTTCAAGACTGATTATTCAGTTgtttaaaaacaaaatgaaagaaaaagaaaagacggAGAAATTACAAGGCAGTTTAGTATACACTTTATGCTTTCTCGTGTAAAACCTGCGGTTCATTAGTTTCGCCTTTCACGTCCTGAAATTGACACAATCCTGAATTCGTCAATAAGCGCCATTGAAAATTTCTAACGAGACCCACAAAAAGATCACATGTACAGAACTTAGAAAACGTCAATTACCGAGGCAAAagtaggaaaaaaaaagaagaaaaagaaagagtatcCTCATCATTTACAATCACAAGAACCGATTTCCTAATCGTAAAATTGAAGTCTTGTATTCTTGTGTTTATCAGATTCCAGCTTGCACAAAAATGAGCCACTCAGTCAATACggttgaattattatttttctttggtCTCTGTTGAACCCTCATCAACCTTCACTATGCTTCTGTTACACTGAGATGGTTCATCAATATTTGCTGTCGTCTGAGCCGGTTGATCAGAGGAGAGTGACTGCTCCTCTACAGAAGCACCTGAAGTAACAGGTCTCTTAAACTGGACTATAATCATGGTCATGTTGTCGCATCCCTCACCACCAGCAACAGGTGCCAAACACCTGTTGAAAACTTTCTCGCAAATCGCTGAAAGCTTATTTTCCTGCACGGTTTGGGACAAAATGCTGTTACCTATAATAATGCATATAGATAGAATTCTAACAGGTGGTTGCACATCTTacattgtttaattgctcCCGCACATAATCCACTAGCTGCTGACTTGACATGCAATCCCTAATATATATGAGAGAGTGAAATTACAAAaccataatataaaattaatgaaaattttgaacAGATATGCATGTGGTTTTccataattttaactttaaatacatacttttctttcattaCAAATCAGTGTATAAGCGTATATACGTTAGTAAAAGacagtatttaaatattacgCCGTGAGATCCTGCTTATGTAACTTCATTTATCTGATGTGGTACTTGTACTgtattttggaaaaaattcaaaaatataattgtagTTTCACATATTTTCAACTTTAAGCAAgtgttttttaattatgataaaTTAAGCCAAATCAGCAGAAACTTCCAGTATTATGGAAAAGTACTAGCTTTTATTAATGAACAAAAGCACAAATACTAGTTTGTCACAGGAAAAAAAACACTTAGAAGTTCGAAAAGGAGTAATTCATCTGCTAGCATGTTAGGTTCAATATGAAATGGAATATCAGTTCTCTTTGCAAGCATCTATCTGGTCAGATTCACTTCCAGTCAGCAGGAAGATAATAGTAACATTCTCCAATGCAAGTCATGCAAGTCCTTTAAGGGTCCAAACAACTCCAAGATACAGTTTTCCTACGCTGTCAGTCTGTAAGCTGATGCCTTTAGGTCCCAATCCTACTTGGAAATCTATTAATGCATAAATAAGTCTCTTAAGGATCTATTTTCAGAATGAcagaaggaaaaaggaaagcaATCATGTGTGGGCAATTTTCTTCATGATATGAAAAGTGCTACATAGACAAAAGATGCCTTACCAAATGCCATCACaagcaagaacaagaaattcatcatcatcacaGAGCTCAACCTATACAGAGTGTATAAACCAGAAGAAATAAGACAATAGCTATgacataataaaattatcatataaagAAAACATGTAGTGCCAGCCAAGCAATCTAGTATTCTTAAAACCCAAATGTACCATATGTGTCCCTTTTttggagaaagaaagaaagaaaataagataagGGATTAATCACCTAATCTGTGTAATGTGTTGCATGTTTAGTGACTTTTTTTTAAGCAGAAGTATAGCGAGACTCGTTTTTCacttgtttttatattttgaagtaGCTTCGCAATTTGCAATCACCTATTTAGCATTTTTGAGGAGTCATGTGAGTCTAGAATATCTAgacttttgtttgtttaaaaTGGAGAGAATTTGGTGGCAGGAAAAATGCCAAAAATCCTTAGGATCATGCCTTTCTTTGCATCTTTATGGAGCATTCGATCGAGACAAATGCATATAACTTCAGATCAGGCTATGTCCTTAATCTGATGAGGGACAAGATGGTGTTTTAGGGTTCTATACGAGCTTATGCATAATGCATCCAGATCTTTACAAAGACTGTTTTCCAACTTGATTGAGGacacttttttattattctctcTTATAGTTGTCTGTAGGAGGATTCCTCGTCTTCAATGGCGTACTTTCCTTTCTCAATAACATTactttcaaaaaaagaaaggaagataCAGACACTGAATCATGATTCAAATAATAGGCCAAATTTACAGAGTACTGATAACAAAATCCTTTTTCTTAACAGCAAATTGCATATGTAGATCTGCATGAACTGAAAGTGGCAAACAAATAATGAAGACAAAAACCATCAACCAAAAACAAATGAAATCATGTGTAAACAGTATGCTACATACTGTGTTTATGTCTGGATTGGCAGTCACAATTTGTTTCTCAGCTGGCAGTGATTTATTCTGCTTAAACTCTGCATCCCCTGCAATAAATGACGTTATTGTGAGAATCAATTGAGAAAGAACAGGAATTTTTCCTCCCTTTCCTTAGCATGGAATAGAACTGGAGTAAATTCAAGTACCAATAGCCCTAGCCAAGTTTAAACTTCCATTAACACGTCCAACTTGTATGAAACCTCCAGCTTTTAGAATCCTGTCTTTCTCGACCTCAAGGTCAGGCTTGTGATCTTTAGACAAATTGTATGCCTGCATAATTGCACAAGAGAATGATGTGTAAATCAGCAAAAGTATGCAGTTCATCTAGACAGAAGAAATTACAGGGAGGACATCATAACTGAACTTTGGTTATGTTTCATAAATAAGAAAGCAGAAAATATGTCTGTCAAAAATATTATGGATCCGACTTTTACTCTTCAGTTACCAAAGGCAACGAAAATCAAGTGTCTCCCTTTTTTGGAGGATGTTAAACGCAGCCTACCTGCTTTGACAACTAAAGATGCTTCTTGCACCTAAAAGCTAAGCAGCAAATTTGGCCTTGCACCTTCCTTCACTTTTTTCAATCCCATAATATCAGATTTCCATCAGCAGGAATAGGAAGCTCAATGATGCAACCATATGCAATTTACTTGCTTCACATTCTGTCCATCAGAATTTTGATGCCAGAGTTCTTTCCAATTGTTTCAATTTTGCTTAAACATTTGATAGGACTTTAGTACTAACATTCCCAGTTGAAAATTCCGCAGATGACATACAATGAGATATTCTCGCACAGTATCACAGGAATCCTATCGGATAAAGTAATAAATCTTCAAAATACACATAACATGGAGTTCTTgggaaaatttaaaatgatatagAAGATTGGTTTCAAGTTAAATATGAACTTTCAACCATTGTCTGTGCCATTAATGATTCTGACTCTTCCTCAATGCAAGATGCAGTTTTAAGACCCTAAAATCAATTCTATGGTAGAAAGAAATGTGATTAAATAGTCACTGATTTTATTAATCAGTCACTCAAAATGTTGATCAGTTAAAAAGTTGCTTATACATATCATATGTGTGTCTAGCACTCTACCGGAGTGTGTGCTAAAACTACCCAAAGTTTAAGTTTGTTTGGGGAAGTAATAAGAAGAGAGCAAAAGGATAATACCTGGCCCTTCCTGGATATAACACAACGAGAATCACCAGCATTGGCAACAACAAGTTGGTTCTCTCGAATAATTGCAACGCATGCTGTGCATCCAGAATTTGGTCCTTGAAAGTCAGAATGAGGTCCCTAGTtgtaaaaaacaaaatttccTTGACTTATTATTAAATCACCCAAATTATTGACCTACGTTAATTAGTGAATACAGCATATATAAACCAAGATCCAAGTAAGTAGTGGGTTCTACAAATATGCTTAGATTTGTATAAAAATCTGCATTAAGCATAAAAGTTAACCCCAAATGAAAATGTTCCAAGAAGTTCTGTACTCCTTGAAAGTATTTTTCTGTCACAATAACATAAGCATGTAATGTCCTATCGCAaacttgaaattaatattgataaagcACCTCCTCAGAAGACCAATCATCAACATGCCCGTTGACATCACCACTCCTAGGTGACCATAAAAACCCTTCTATCATCCCAGAAACCTTCTCTATTTTATCACCCAATATGGCTAATTCCCTCCATCCCCTCTGTCCATGCATCATCTCATCCATTCTGCAACAATAATGGTATGGTAGGAAATAAATTAAGTGAACTCATATTTGATGTAAGAAACAATTAACTTAATCCTctatgaatttaaattaaaattctaccCATAGGTTCCAGAAATATTCGACACGTAAGTCAACCATGACCAAAAGCGGTAACAAATAATAGTTAAACATGACAACTTCCACATTTACCATTCATTGTTATAGCAAACATGATGGTATAacgattattttttttagcatAATAATTATACAGCATAACATATAGCTCGAGCATCATTACCGGTCTTAACCCTAGTTATCAAATAACATATCGCATAACTCAGAATCATTCCAAGTTTCCAACCTATTCAGAACATGTACCCACTAAAGAAATTGTCAGAACTATTATAAAGCTCCATATGACATTGAGAAGTCATGagattttaaacaaaaatacaAGTGCAATCAGTGAAATAACCTGAGAAACGATTTTTGTAATGCATTGCCCAAATCTCCAGCAGAATAAGCTGCATGCTTGAGCACTTGCTGGTGAAGATACTTAGCACAGAACTTAGCCACTGCTTTTCCTGCAAATTGGTGGACCTTGATGACCATAAcccacaaataaaaattactagcctaaaaaagattaataagAACTTTATTGCATTGACCACTACCACTGCTACTAACTCCACCATGCCGAAGAAAAGAATGACTCAATTCTCAATAGGAGGGGCAATTTAATATGGGCTTAAAAAGCTACTcggaaaaagaattattgttAACAAACAGACTTGAGGATGTATGACTTCTGCCACCACccttctaattaaattattctaaCGTCTAATAGCTTTCCTCCTTCCATGTTCTGCTTCACGAAATAAACAGATATTTACTCACATTGCATAATTATAGCAAAGTTTTTCCGAATTTATTGTCAAGTAAGTCTTGAAAcgtaatgaaaatttaaagtttagcCTTCAAACTTCAGAACTCTTTCAATTATGGTCCTTGCATAAACATCTCAGCTCTTTCAGTAACATcctcaaacttaataaatacATCAAGTCCTTCACTATTCATATTTCACTTATTAAGTCCTTTAACTAATTATACTGTAAATCTGTCATTGGAAACAGCAAAATCTGAAAGTGCTAGATTATCTAAATTTAACACCCCTAAGCAGaactttagaaaataaatatagccAGCACAATTCGACAGCATTAGTGACAAAGACTTGATTGAACATGAGATAAAGTTAAGGCACTTGATTGCACAAACGAAAATAAATTAAGCAACCAAAGAAACTCAAAATCTGAGGGTCTAATTCTAAAACATGgaaatcaaattgattaatcCACTAATCCTAACTCCCTAAGCCCTTTCGAGTACAACCAGAGCTTAAATCCTTTTTTCTCAAACTAGCTCAGCACATAAAAGGACTTCTCTTTTTTCCATTTATTACGTGTATAACTAAGTCTCTACCAgagatagaaaaagaaaatgcacatATCTAATGCAAAATCtactaattttaaaaggtGAAGTTAATTATGTAAAGTGAATAAATGCTATTCTATTAACAATAAAAGGCAAAGTAACCGTTACATTAGCAGCCAGCAAAGTAAATCCAACTTCAGAAAGAAAGTTTTTGACATTTTTGACAAAATATGAGGAgatataacaataaatatcagactaatataataataataaaaaagaagaagcactGAACTCAAATAAATGCTGACCTCCATGGCCATCATAAACACCAAAGAAAGATGTGGAACCGTCCAAATCTGGATAAGCTGCATGCTGTTAAACACCTCATATAAAATCAGTGGGCAGGAAAACAcaattattgaaaaatcatGAAACTTTAAGTCCCTAGTGCAAAATCTCTGTTCTATGCATCAAATACAATTTCATAAGGAATATGTATCAATTTCTCACTTCTAATTTCATCAGTCTGCAAAAGcacaaaagacaaaagaagcatagtttatttattaacataaaaactCATGTAAACTAAACAGAAAATACTTAAAATGACAATATTATCAATCTCCTTGGTGCTTCAGCTACTTATAACCACTTTATGTGAATATTATGCTTTCGGCTGGAATAAAGTTAACagtcaaattttttttttcattcaatttAGTTCGCAGACTATTGTGAATAAGGTCAAATTGCTAACAGAAGAAGTCCTGTCAGTTATAAGCCAATATATCCATCTCACAAGTAATGTTTAAATGCACAATATAAAGCATGCCGCATATGTCAGATgtgaaaggaaacaaaagattgAGTTCAGGTGGCAAAGCTCTAACTGGGAACAACTGAATAATGCAAAAAATGTCTAGCAGTGCTGATGCACAATCACAACTTAAATCATTTAAGTAAAGCACCAATGAAATTTACATTATTTTGAAGCTGTTACTGGTTTGGGCAGACGGTGTGGCACAGTACATTAAATTTAACACCTTGCTTATGGGTTCATACAAGGAAgccaaatttttttaacttaatcaCTCAATTTTCACAAGATCACATGTAAATCAGGGTGGATTGAAATAACAATCTTGAAGAGAGTACTGACAGCATCTTCCATAGTTGCGCGCCATCCTTGCATAGAGGACATCCCATATCGAAGTCTATTATTCTCACCATCTTCTGAAGACTTCTCTGTTTTAGGGGAGCTGAGATATACCCCCATCTCTTGATGAAACCAAATAAAAACCTCAGTCAATAAATCATTAGATTTAACATGTCTGCAATACATACATGTTCATAtccattttcataaataagtAAACACAAGTCGTGGAAACAGATCCGCAGGTTCTATTCCCAAATTCACGAGCATGCACAACTAGATGTGACTAacttgtgtgtgtgtgtgtgtgtgtgtgtgtgtgtttgaATGCATGCCTCCTGCTGTGGAACTTTAACTTACAAATCTGTccataaaatagaaattacaGGTTGAAGATTTCATAGTATTTCATCTTCAAGCACAAAGAGAACCAATTACTAAAGCAAATAACTGATATTCAGTCGCAGAAATCATTTCCATGAGTAAAACAGAGACAGTAACTAAGataaaattcaaaacaacaagaaaagattaaaacataAAGATCAAACAAAATCTGACAATTCAAAACAATGTCGTTTTGATCATTTGACCAAAACATACACAGGAATCTAAATAGAACATCAGAAAACCATAACTCTCTTCAAGaaagaacaaacaaaaataaaacgaGCAAGGTTCTCTCGTTGTTATGGACTACAATTACAGAGTAGTAATAATCACTAATTCgtcaattttctttcaatttcttaaaCATTCTCGCGCTAACCAAACAGATCATACAATACATAAGGAGTGGAGATCTTTCTCTACATAGAAATATAGAAATGCCGCGTAGGGTTTGGAGATGTGACAGTACTCACTCGACGGTTGCAGAGTCCGTACGATCAAATCAAGAGGCAGAGACTATACTTACTATTAAGAGAGAGTGGAGTGGATATAAAATCCTTCCTTTTCTACACAGGAGTAACAACCATGTATGTATGTTGAATCTTTTCAGGTTTTGACCAGATGtgcaatttatttattttatttgctgACATAATTATTTCTACTGAACACTTAATAAGATAAACgataaaatcattaaatacATTAAACTCCAGCTCTACACGTAGGTAGACCTGGCCAAATTGCCGGTTTGAACCGTGAACTGGGTCGGAAACTAAACCTGAATCAGAAATTCTAGCccgtttatatttttacatgaaatagtaaatttttatatcattaataattaataattatattgatagattAGCATCctaatataaagaaagaatttacaattttatgattaatatttaatataaaaaatatatttactctTAAACTACTTTCATATGCAAATAATTTTAActgttaaataaatttagtattatcCGTTAAACATGTAAAGAAAAAGTCAATCGAATCCACTCCACCAATGGATTGGGATCGGagcaaaatcaaaattaaaactctaaTTATGATTGTTGTAGATCTATGGCAATTTTGGTATGATTCAGGTGACCCCATGGTCATGTTTGGCTAGGCATAACTTGAATGGAAATAGGCCTACTCTTTTAGCCATTGACCTTTTATCCCCCACTCCAAATTTGATTATTCATCGAGAATGAATACTAAATCAAGATAAGTTCAAATCCCAGCATAGTTTATTTTAACTTCTCTGGCCTTACATCAAGCATCTTTCAATCTTCTAACTAAATAGGAACCAAAACTGGTCCTaataaaaagcaaaatttGTGGGTCATGTGAGCTGTGATTACCAATTCTTACCAAAGCTCCATTATTCATAGAGTCAAGCAAGGAGAGACGTAAGCACTACAACTAATTACCATCATAGctaagaacaaaataaaatattgtcaCCAACCATGATATAGGCCCCACTCACGCAAGTGATCCCTATCCCTATCCAtatttggttttcttgttttctacCAACCCATGACGATGATAAGGGTGAAAGTGGGCTTGGTGTATCCCTAAAGCCTTTCCGAATTGGGGAACTGGCGTCTGGATTGTGTTTAGGTCAACGTCTCGCCAACTCCCGCACCAACATTAATTTTAccctttttt is a genomic window containing:
- the LOC8280258 gene encoding probable protein phosphatase 2C 60, whose protein sequence is MGVYLSSPKTEKSSEDGENNRLRYGMSSMQGWRATMEDAHAAYPDLDGSTSFFGVYDGHGGKAVAKFCAKYLHQQVLKHAAYSAGDLGNALQKSFLRMDEMMHGQRGWRELAILGDKIEKVSGMIEGFLWSPRSGDVNGHVDDWSSEEGPHSDFQGPNSGCTACVAIIRENQLVVANAGDSRCVISRKGQAYNLSKDHKPDLEVEKDRILKAGGFIQVGRVNGSLNLARAIGDAEFKQNKSLPAEKQIVTANPDINTVELCDDDEFLVLACDGIWDCMSSQQLVDYVREQLNNENKLSAICEKVFNRCLAPVAGGEGCDNMTMIIVQFKRPVTSGASVEEQSLSSDQPAQTTANIDEPSQCNRSIVKVDEGSTETKEK